In the genome of Thermus antranikianii DSM 12462, the window TTTCCTGGGGAAGGGTCCAGGTGGCGGCGTAGGCCTCAACAGAGGCCTGAAGGTTCCTCACGGCTTCGCTTTGGGCGAAGTGTTGTAGCTTGGCCGTGAGTCCCCCTTGCATCTTGCCCCTACCATAGCACGCCCCCTCTTCACTCGCAATACCATGACATCACCCCACAAAACCTTTTCTTGCAAAGGGTTCTTTTCGTGGAATAGCTTCACGGGTTGACCCCCAAACTTGACCCCCATTGACCCCCAAAACTGACCCCTAACCGGAGGTAATCCAAGGTAATGCCATCCCGGGGGAAACGCGTGTAGGACGCCGATTTTTGCAATAACGGGTTATCGGAGGTTAGGGGTCTTCGCCTCCTTCTAAGCGGTAGGTCGGGGGTTCGAATCCCTCCGGGCCCGCCAGGTCCAGGACGCAATGCTTTACCCCCCGGTAGCATGGCCGGGGGGTCTTTGTACGGTTGGGGTACTGCTTTTGCCGCCGGTTCCCTTTGCCGAAGGGGCCGGGAAGGGGTCTTAGGCGTGGTATCCTCAAGGCCGGCCCTTGTGGCCCGGTCCATGCTGAAACTGGAGAACATCACCAAGCGCTTTGGTTCCGTGGTGGCCAACCGCCGGATCACCCTCGAGGTGGCCCGGGGGGAGGTCCTGGCCCTTCTGGGGGAAAACGGGGCGGGGAAGACCACCTTGGTGAGCATCCTCTACGGCCTTTATGCCCCGGATGAGGGGAGGATCCTCCTGGAGGGTCAAGAGGTGCGGATCCCGTCCCCCAAGGCCGCCCAGCGGCTGGGCATCGCCTTGGTGCCCCAGCACCCTGAGCTCATCGAGGCCCACACCGTGGCCGAGAACCTGGCTTTAGGCCTAGACCTGCCCCTGGCTTTCTCCCGCCGGGCTCTGGTGCGGCGGCTTGCGGCGCTTTTGGAGGGGCATCCTTTGGGCGTGGACCTCGAGGCGCCCGTGGCCCGCCTTTCCGCAGGGGAGAAGCAAAGGGTGGAGCTCCTTCGCGCCCTCCTTAACCGCCCCCGGGTGCTCGTCCTGGACGAGCCCACCAGCGTCCTTACCCCCAAGGAGGCGGAGGGGCTCTTCCAGGAGATCCGCCGCCTCAAGGCCTTGGGCCTGGCGGTGATCTTCATCAGCCACAAGCTGGAGGAGGTCCTGGCCATCGCCGACCGGATTGCCGTGCTTAGGGCGGGGGAGAAGGTGGGGGAGGTTTGGCGGCAGGAGGCGGACAAGGACCTCCTGGTGCGCCTCATGGTGGGCCGGAGCCTGGCCCCGCCCCCCAAGGTGCCCCCGCCCCGGGAGGAAGTGGTCCTCGAGGTGGAGGACCTTCTGGTGCCCCGACACGGTTTTCCCGTCCAGGGGGTTTCCTTCACCTTGCGGGCAGGGGAGGTGCTGGGGATCGCGGGGGTGGCGGGAAGCGGGCAGGCGGAACTCGTGCAGGCCTTGGCGGGTCTCAGGCCCCACCAGGGCCGGATTCGGTTCCTTGGCAAGCCCTGGCCCCGGGATCCCATGGGCCTCTTCCGCCAGGGGGTGGCCCATATTCCCGAGGAGCGGAGCATGGGGGTGGTGGGGGGTATGAGCGTGGCCGAGAACCTGGCCCTTAGAACCTACCCTCGCTTTGTTCGCAGGGGCTTGCTGGATTACCGGGCCATGGAAATGGAGGCGGAGGGCTTGATCCAGCGCTACGGCATCCGCACCCCCTCCCCCCGCACCCCGGTGCGGTTCCTCTCGGGAGGAAACGTGCAGAAGGTGATCCTGGCCCGGGAGCTTTGGGGGGGGCCTCGCCTTCTCTTGGCCATGCACCCCACTTACGGGCTGGACGTGGGGGCCACCGAGGAGGTTCACGGGCGTATCCTGGAGCTTGTGCAAGGCGGTGCGGCCGTGCTTTTGGTCAGCGAGGATCTGGACGAGATCCTGGCCCTCTCCCATAGGGTGGCGGCCCTGTACCACGGGCGCTTCGTGGGGCCTGTTCCCCGGGAGGAGGCGGACCGGGAGCGGCTGGGGCGGATGATGACGGAGGGGCGGGTATGAGGTGGGAGCTGGATCCTAGCCCAAGCCCCTGGAAGGTGTTCTTGGCCTATAGCCTGTTCGTGGCCCTGGCCTTGTTGCTTTTAGGCCTTCTTTTCCGCCTCTATGGGGTATCCCCGCTAAAGGCCTACGGGCTTCTCCTCTCCCCCCTGGGGGATTCCTTGGGCCTGGCCGAGGTGGGGCGGCGCACCATCCCCCTCCTCCTCATCGGGGCAGGCTTGGCCCTGGCCTTTAGGGTAGGGTTTTTCAACATCGGGGCGGAGGGGCAGCTTCTCATGGGAGCGGTGGGAGGAACCTACGTGGCCCTTTTCCTGCCTCCTGGACCCTGGACCCTGCCCCTCATGTTCCTTTTGGGGGGTGGTCTGGGGGCGGTTTGGAGTGGGCTTGCCGCCTGGCTTCGGGTGCGCTTTGGGGCCAACGAGATCCTAACCACCCTCATGCAGAACTACCTGGTCTACTACCTGGTGGTCTACCTGGTGGCGGGACCCTGGAAGGGGCAGATGGTCTTCGGCTTCCTCTACACGGATCGGTTTCCCCCGGAGGCCCAGCTTCCCCGCCTGGGGGATACCCTGGTGCACTGGCCCACCCTGCTTCTTGGGATTGCGGCGGCCTTGGGGCTTCAGCTCCTGCTCTTCCGTACCCCCTTGGGCTTTGAATGGCGCGTCCTGGGGGAAAACCCGGAGGCCGCCCGGTACCTGGGCCTTAAGGGGGGCAGGCTGATCCTCTTGGCGGCGCTTCTTTCCGGTTTCCTTGCGGGCCTGGCGGGGGTGGGGGAGGTGGCGGGCATCCACCTGAGGCTTTTGGAGCCCGCCCAGATCTCCCTGGGGTACGGCTTCACCGCCATCCTGGTGGCCTGGCTGGCCCGGGGAAGGCCCCTTTGGGCGCTCTTTACCGCCCCCCTTCTCGGCCTCATCCTGGCCGGGGGGGATGCCTTGAAGCTCGCCCTTTCCATGCCCTTTCGGGTGGTGGACGTGGTGGCGGGGCTTTTGCTCCTTAGCCTCATCGGGGCCGAGGCCTTGAGCCAACGTCGCTTGGTCTGGAGGCGCTGATGGAAGAGGCTCTGGTGCGCGCGGTGCTTTTCGGAACGCCCATGCTCTTGGCCTCCCTGGGGGCCCTTCTTTCCGAGCGGGGAGGGGTGGTGAACCTGGGGGTGGAGGGCATGATGGCGCTTTCCGCCCTGGCCGCCTTTGCCGCGGCCCTCGAGGCCGGGCCGGTTTGGGGGGTTCTTTGCGGGGTTGGGGTGGGCTCCTTGCTGGGCCTTTTCCTGGGCGTCTTCGCCGTGTTTCTCCGGGCCAACCAGTTCGTGGCGGGGCTTGCCCTGGCCGCCTTGGGCCTTGGGGCCTCGGGGTTTTTGGGGAAGCGGTACGAGGGAACCCCCTTGCCCGACCCCCTGCCGGAAGGGGTGTTGGCCGGGCTGGCTTTGATCCTGGCCCTGGGCCTCCACCTCCTCCTTTCCCGCACCCGGTATGGCCTTTACCTGAGGAGCGTGGGGGAGAACCCAAAGGCGGCGGACCTCTTCGGGGTGAGCGTGGATGGGGTGCGGTACCTGGCCTTGGCCCTGGGGGGCGGGATGATCGGCCTGGCTGGGGCCTACCTTTCCCTGGCCTACCGCCCCTCCTGGACGGACGGCATGACCTCGGGGCTGGGCTGGGTGGCCATCGCCCTGGTGATCCTGGCGGGCTGGCAGCCTTTAAGGGCCGTGCTGGGGGCTTACTTTTTTGGCCTCCTGTTCTTCCTGCAGTTCCGTTTGCAGGGCAGTGTACCTATACCGTCGGAGGCCTTTGCCGCCATGCCCTACCTTTTGGTTATCTTGGTCCTGGCCCTCTCGGGCCGCGCCCGGGCCCCCAAGGCCCTGGGCCAGCCCTTTGACCGGGGGAGGTGAAGGATGAGGAGGATTCTAGGTTTGCTGCTATTGGCGTTGGGGTTGGCGTGGGCCCAAGGGGATAAGCTCAAGGCCTGCTTTATCTATGTGGGGCCCATTGGGGATGCGGGCTGGACCTACGCCCACGATCAAGGGCGGAAGAAGGCGGAGGCCGCCCTTCCCTGGCTGGAAACCCGGTATGTGGAAAGCGTGCCCGAGGCCCAGGCCCTTCCGGTCATCGACCGGTTTGTGAGGGAAGGGTGCCAGGTGATCTTCGCCACCAGCTTCGGGTACATGGAGGCGGTCCTCGAGGGGGCGAAGAAGTACCCGAACGTCATCTTTGCCCACGCCACCGGGGTCAAGCGGGCTCCCAACGTGGCCACCTACATGGCGGACTTCTACCAGGTCTACTACCTGAACGGCCTGGCCGCCGGGGCCCTTTCCAAGACGGGCAAGGTGGGGTACGTGGCCGCCTTCCCCATCCCTGAGGTGAAGCGCCACATCAACGCCTTCACCCTGGGGGTTAGGGCGGTGAACCCCAAGGCCCAGGTGCTGGTGCGCTGGATCAACGCCTGGTACGACCCGGCCAAGGCCCGGGAGGCCACGGAGGCCCTTCTGGCCCAAGGGGCGGACGTCTTCGCCTTCACCGAGGACACCCCTACGGTGATCCAGACGGCGGCCAAGAAGGGAGCCTACTCCTTCGGCCACTACACCCCCATGCTGAAGTTCGCCCCGGACCACGTGGTCTCCGGCCAGATCGTCCACTGGGATGTCATCTACATCGACTTTCTCAAGAAGGTGAAGGAGGGGGTCTACACCGCCAAGAACCTGCAGAATGTGGATTACTTCTGGCTCCTGCAGCACAAGGCGGTGGAGATGGGGGCGGACTACGGGGTGCCCATAAACCCCAAGCACGTGCCCCTGTTGCAGAAGGCGGAGATGACGGTGGGCGGGAAGAAGGTGAGCGTCTACGACCGCATCATGA includes:
- a CDS encoding BMP family ABC transporter substrate-binding protein, translating into MRRILGLLLLALGLAWAQGDKLKACFIYVGPIGDAGWTYAHDQGRKKAEAALPWLETRYVESVPEAQALPVIDRFVREGCQVIFATSFGYMEAVLEGAKKYPNVIFAHATGVKRAPNVATYMADFYQVYYLNGLAAGALSKTGKVGYVAAFPIPEVKRHINAFTLGVRAVNPKAQVLVRWINAWYDPAKAREATEALLAQGADVFAFTEDTPTVIQTAAKKGAYSFGHYTPMLKFAPDHVVSGQIVHWDVIYIDFLKKVKEGVYTAKNLQNVDYFWLLQHKAVEMGADYGVPINPKHVPLLQKAEMTVGGKKVSVYDRIMSLLKDMQSPKPTFDPFTGPIQDRKGVVRIPAGKKATLQELLTMEWAAPGVVGDWPGEPK
- a CDS encoding ABC transporter permease, which gives rise to MEEALVRAVLFGTPMLLASLGALLSERGGVVNLGVEGMMALSALAAFAAALEAGPVWGVLCGVGVGSLLGLFLGVFAVFLRANQFVAGLALAALGLGASGFLGKRYEGTPLPDPLPEGVLAGLALILALGLHLLLSRTRYGLYLRSVGENPKAADLFGVSVDGVRYLALALGGGMIGLAGAYLSLAYRPSWTDGMTSGLGWVAIALVILAGWQPLRAVLGAYFFGLLFFLQFRLQGSVPIPSEAFAAMPYLLVILVLALSGRARAPKALGQPFDRGR
- a CDS encoding ABC transporter permease, encoding MRWELDPSPSPWKVFLAYSLFVALALLLLGLLFRLYGVSPLKAYGLLLSPLGDSLGLAEVGRRTIPLLLIGAGLALAFRVGFFNIGAEGQLLMGAVGGTYVALFLPPGPWTLPLMFLLGGGLGAVWSGLAAWLRVRFGANEILTTLMQNYLVYYLVVYLVAGPWKGQMVFGFLYTDRFPPEAQLPRLGDTLVHWPTLLLGIAAALGLQLLLFRTPLGFEWRVLGENPEAARYLGLKGGRLILLAALLSGFLAGLAGVGEVAGIHLRLLEPAQISLGYGFTAILVAWLARGRPLWALFTAPLLGLILAGGDALKLALSMPFRVVDVVAGLLLLSLIGAEALSQRRLVWRR
- a CDS encoding ABC transporter ATP-binding protein — encoded protein: MLKLENITKRFGSVVANRRITLEVARGEVLALLGENGAGKTTLVSILYGLYAPDEGRILLEGQEVRIPSPKAAQRLGIALVPQHPELIEAHTVAENLALGLDLPLAFSRRALVRRLAALLEGHPLGVDLEAPVARLSAGEKQRVELLRALLNRPRVLVLDEPTSVLTPKEAEGLFQEIRRLKALGLAVIFISHKLEEVLAIADRIAVLRAGEKVGEVWRQEADKDLLVRLMVGRSLAPPPKVPPPREEVVLEVEDLLVPRHGFPVQGVSFTLRAGEVLGIAGVAGSGQAELVQALAGLRPHQGRIRFLGKPWPRDPMGLFRQGVAHIPEERSMGVVGGMSVAENLALRTYPRFVRRGLLDYRAMEMEAEGLIQRYGIRTPSPRTPVRFLSGGNVQKVILARELWGGPRLLLAMHPTYGLDVGATEEVHGRILELVQGGAAVLLVSEDLDEILALSHRVAALYHGRFVGPVPREEADRERLGRMMTEGRV